In the Urocitellus parryii isolate mUroPar1 chromosome 1, mUroPar1.hap1, whole genome shotgun sequence genome, tttctgggtgttttaattctcaaaatgaatttgagaactgtttttttttttctagttctgtgaagaatgtcattggtatttttgaatctgtatattgctttttattAGTTTGgtcattttaacattatttatacTGCCTGTCCATGaaatgggaggtctttccattttcttatgtctttgtcaatatctttctttagtgtaataGTTTTTATAGTAGAgggctttcacctctttggttataTTTGGTcttaggtatttatttttttaaggctattgtgaatggaattgtttcccTGATATCTTTCTTAGCAGATCCACAGTGGTATAtgggaaagctattgatttttgtatattgaattTGGAACCTGCTACTTTGGTGAGTCTATTAGTTCTAGCAGATTTCCTAGGTACAAGATCATTTcacctgcaaacagtgataatttgacttgttgctttcttgtttttattcttctcatttcctcctcttgcataattgctgtggctagaatTTTTACTGCtctattaaatagaagtggtgaaagtggacattcttgttcctgattttagaggaagtggcttcagtttttctccattcacgTGATTTTATCTTGGGTTTTTCATATAAAGCCTTCATGTTATTGAGGTAGGGTCTTTCTAGCCCCAATTCtttagtgtttttatcatgattgggtgctgaattttgtcaaagattTCCTCTGTATCTGTTGAGATGACTAAGTAATTTTTGtcagtatttgtctttatgtgatAAATGTATCAATTTGCATGTGTAAAGCAGTCCTTGCAACCCTGCTAAAACCAATTTAATCATGATGtacagtcttcttttttttaaagagagagagagaaagagagagagagagagagagagagagagagagagagagagagaattttaatatttattttttagttctcggtggacacaacatctttgtttgtatgtggtgctgaggatcgaacccgggccgcacacatgccaggcgagcgcgctaccacttgagccacatccccagccccatgatgtaCAGTCTTCTTAATAAGTTGAATATAATTTGTTACTACTTTTAAAGGATTTTCATCTAAGTTtgtcagggatattggtctgtagttttctttccttgatatgtccttatctggttttggtatgagtatGATGATGACTTCATAGGGTGAATTTGGAAATATTCCATCCCTTTCTggttcatggaataatttggggGAGCATTTGCATTAGTTCTTTTGTAAAGGTTTAGTAGAATTCAGCTGAGCAttcatttggtcctgggcttttctttgttggaaggcctTTTGTTACAGCTTCTTTCTCATTGCTAGTTATTGGTCTgcttaggttttctatgtcttcatgattcaattttggcaggttACATGTGTCTAggaatgtatccatttcttctaggtttttgttactgaaatacatgttttcaaaatgatcCTCAGGATTTCTATGATGTCTGTAGTgatttctcctttctcatctctaaTGTCGTTCATTTGAagtcatctttctttttatttggttagtttggctaagggcttatcaatttgtatatcttttcaAAGACCAACTGtttttgatcctttgtattttcttcttaaattctcagtttcattgattttgatTCTGATAgtaatttctttccttccactggttttggaatttgtttgttcttgtttttcaaggaCCTGGAGATACATCATTGTGTTagttatttgggatctttctgattttcttatgtaggcactcatagcCATAAGCCTTCCTAATAGAATCACCTTGTTATTATTTCAGAGGTTTGATccaaacaattttgaaatttctCCCCTTATTTCTTCTATCACCCAATCATTATTCAAAACTGTATTGTtcaatttccatgtgtttatgtagtttctgtgggttttttctgatttataatgTGATTCCTTTATGATCCAATAAGATGCAAGGAATAtcaatcttttgaatttttaaaagttgctttgtggcctaaaatatggtctattgtGGAGAAGGATCCATAagccactgagaagaaagtgtatttggctCTTGTTGGATTAAATAGTTTGTAAATGTCTGTTAAGcctatttaatttataatatttttcaggtccaAACAGTCTTCACTGAGTTTATGCCGAAATGAGCCACCTATTGGTACCAAGTAGAGCTGAAGTTTGAGGGTCATTACTTTGTGTATGGAGGAAGGTGCACTCTTTCTCATCTGGGTTTAGTTCAGCAACAGTCTCTCCTCCTTGTGAACTTGTGGTGTCCCTGCagattcccagcacctcacagaatagggaggaaacaAATAATAGccacaaacaatgcaagaaataaaCAACATTAAAACAAATGCACAGTCCTTACTATGATACCCACAACACTAATTAACAAGAGACAGGAAAGGTGGGGTCAGCAATTGCCAACAGCAAGAAGTCAATAACCATGAGCTAGATGCCAGCCATGTGGTTCATGCTGGGAGAGCTGCAGCAGCATGAACAGGGCAGGAGTTATGCAGACCAAATGTTCTAAAAGGTGCTGAAACTACAGCTCATTGTAAAAGAATGGGATAGAAAGGTAGGAGAACGTTTAGAATGCTCAAACTGAATGGAAAGAATGGAAAGAATGCACAAGAGAAGTATCCAGCAATGGTtataagaaggaggagaaaaaacagagtacaaaaagaaatggaaagagagagcaagagaaattGGCTGTTAGTGGGAGAAGAAAGCAGgggaagagaaacaaacaaaacaaaacaaaggaaaaccaaaataaacaagcaaaacttTTAACCCTGAAGAGACAACATGGGGAAAAAGGATTGTCATAAAAATTCTGAAGatgagaaaagggaaacaaatatgTAGGTGTATAGACCCAGGAACCAATCGGCAcagcaataacaataacaaaaaagggaagaaagaaagaaaaagaaaaaaggaagaaggaaaaagaaaaaaggaagaaggaaaaagaaaaaaggaagaaggaaaaagattcTTCATGAAAGTAAAAAACATTGGCTCCACTTGGCTGCATTGAGGTGTCCAAACCGacgtcatcccagtggctcaggaggctgaggcaggaggatgcaagttcaaggccagcctcagcaactaagtgggaccttgtctcaaaataaaaagggctggggatgtggctcagtggttaggtgcctctgggttcaatccccagtactgggggaaaaaaaaggtggaagTTTGCTGCATATGCCTGAGTGTCTTCTCCAGTTTTCTTGAGCTatgtactggggctggggtgggacgGGGCTTGGACTGGtgacctcttcctctttctgtcaCTTACTGAGCTGCAGCTAGAGGGGCCTGAAAGTGAGGCTGGTTAGAACAGCTCTGAGCCTCCCTTCTCACCGTGATaaggtgggatggggtgggaaggGTTGTCAGCTGGATTCTTTTGCTCAGACCAGATCCATGTACTGCAGGATGGGCTGTGAAAGAGTCCCAGGAGGAGGTTTCAGCAGCTGGGGCTTGGGGACACTCAGGCCCTGAGGGCTGTGCTGGGTGGAGGCTGCTCTGGAGAGATGAGATCAACACGCCCTGGCTCTGGACAGAGGCTGATCTCTGCTGGGGGTCTGCACCTCAGGAGCCTCCCAGGAGGAGGACTCCTCTCCACACATCCTGGAGTGCACAGCAGGGCACGTCCCTCTACCCCACCACAAGGGGGTGCTGAGGCTCCACTACAGAGGTAGgaccacatccttagccctcgGCTACAGGACTCACCCCAAgggcctctctcctccctgaaGCAGGGGTTGGGATGGCACGTCCCCACCCTCTGCTCCATAGTGGTTTACCTGGGACCCACCTCTCTGAAGCCATCTAGGGCTCACCAAGATGGTCCTTGTCAGCAGAAACTCAGATTAGTTGGAGGGGGCTTCCTGTGAATAACAGAAGAAACCCCTGAGACCCTCCCCACAAGAAAATTAGTAGGTGTTAAGGAGATCACACTGGGACGAGGGACAAGAAAAATATGTGGTTCTTATAAAACCCCAAAGCATTGGAGGTAAAAGTGTAAGCACACCTGTGGACTGACAAAGCCAGACTTCAAACCCAGGTCACACCCCAGAGCTTGGCAACCACCTAGCCTTTATTAGGTTATCAATGTCCACTCACTGAGTCACTGAAAGCACCCTCAAAGGCAGACATAATTACAAACAATGAACAGTGCAGCAGTAACAACACAGACGTGAAACACTCATGTATATCAGTGTCCACAGGACGGGATGCCAGTCATCACACGCATACACAGAGCATATGTAACTCTTCACGGTCATGATCGGCACACTCCCAGCAGGGCTCCAGCACAGAATCTGAGCGCATTCTTCACGTCCCTGTTCCTCAGCGTGTAGATGagggggttcagcatgggggtggcCACAGTGTAGAAGAGAGCTATGAACTTGCCCTGCTCATGGGAGCTGCTCTTGGCTGGCTGCAGGTACATGAAGAGGATGCTCCCATAGAACAAGGACACAACGgccaggtgggaggagcaggtgctgAATGCTCTTCTCCGCCCTTCTGCTGACCGGATCTTCAACACAGCCTGGGCAATGTGTCCGTAGGACACTAGGATAAGGCCCAGCGGTAAGACCACAAAGATGAAGCTAGCAACGTACATCTCGACTTCGTTGAGCCTGGTGTCCACACAGGCCAGTTGCATAATGAGAGGCATCTCACAAAAGAAGTGGTCGATGCGATTGTGCCCACAAAGAGGCAGGAGCATGGTGAGCGTGGAGCCGACCATGCTGGTGGTCAGGCCCCCAAACCAGGAGGCAAAGGCCAGGCCAAGGCAAAGCTGTGGGTGCATGATGACAGTGTAGTGGAGGGGCTTACAGATGGCAGCATAGCGGTCATAGGACATGACGGCCAGGAGGACACACTCGGTGGCCCCCAGCCAGTGGGACACATAGAACTGCACCACGCACCCGCCATAGCTTATGGTTTTCTGTGGTCCCCAGAGGTTGACCAGCAGTTGTGGGACAATGCTTGTGGTGAAGCTGATGTCCAGGAAGGACAGGTTGGCaagaaagaagtacatgggcgtgtggaGGCGCACGTCCACACGGGTGACCAGGATGATGGTGGCATTGCCCAGGATAGACACCACATAGCACACCAAGACCACCATGAAGAGGATGGGCTCCAGTGAGGGGCGAGCAGAGAAGCCCAGGAGCACAAACATGGCAGGAGAACTTCCATTGGTCATTTCCAGCCTCTGATGCCCAGAGGGTGGGGCCAAAAGGCCACCCATGCTGGGGGCACAGGACATGATGCAGGAAGCCATCTCACCACTTAGGAGCCAGCCTGCTACCCGAGCTCTCAGAATGCTCCTGGATGGCTTTGCGTGGTCTTCCTGAGGCAGAGAGTCCGAGTGAGAGGCCTGGACAGGCATGGCCCAGGGAGATGTGGAGGTTCATGCATGACATTAGCACTGGTTCCAGTGGAAAGGTCACTTGTGCCAGCAGCATCTGGCCTGTGCCTGAGTGTGCAGTGACACGGGGGTGTAGCACTGGGCAGAGGGTGGTGTTCCATGTGACGAACTGCAGGGCAGGAGTCAAATCAGAGTCCTGCCAATCACACAACCAGCTTTGTCCATGACATCTCCAGACTCACCCCTCCTTGCCACCCAGGGTCCTACCTCCTGGCCTTCCTGTGGCCATTTTCCACCTGAGATTTGATCTGATACCCTAACTTGTCTCAGTGCTTCCTTTCCAAGTCTTCCCTCAAAACCAAGCAGGACACAAAGATGTGCTAGGACCACAGGACCTGTGCCCACCCAGGGCCTTGGTGCAGAGATTTCCCCTGCTCCACGCTCTGTAGCAGCCAGCCTCTCGGACTCTC is a window encoding:
- the LOC144249789 gene encoding olfactory receptor 2C3-like, which encodes MTNGSSPAMFVLLGFSARPSLEPILFMVVLVCYVVSILGNATIILVTRVDVRLHTPMYFFLANLSFLDISFTTSIVPQLLVNLWGPQKTISYGGCVVQFYVSHWLGATECVLLAVMSYDRYAAICKPLHYTVIMHPQLCLGLAFASWFGGLTTSMVGSTLTMLLPLCGHNRIDHFFCEMPLIMQLACVDTRLNEVEMYVASFIFVVLPLGLILVSYGHIAQAVLKIRSAEGRRRAFSTCSSHLAVVSLFYGSILFMYLQPAKSSSHEQGKFIALFYTVATPMLNPLIYTLRNRDVKNALRFCAGALLGVCRS